In Comamonas sp. lk, the following proteins share a genomic window:
- a CDS encoding tripartite tricarboxylate transporter substrate binding protein — translation MFRQLITCTAAAATAALSFTAAAQATDYPNKPIRMIVPFPPGGGTDILSRVIANKLTEVSHWTVVPDNRAGAGGTIGITEAVKAAPTGYDMVMGQKDNVVLGPYLYKSLPWNPLKDLTPVAHVAYTPIVIATAANSPYKTLADVIAAAKQHPAKVTYGSPGNGTSIHLAGVMLEKAAGIQLTHVPYKGSNPAMMDALAGNVELLVSSVPSAIGQIKSGKLRAIAVTSATRSTSLPDTPTLAESGLKGFNVSTWYGIFMPKNTPAAVVTKVNAEVNKLLAMPEVKEAIQTQGAEPQAMTVQAFDKFFQADFKANKAIVEASGATIQ, via the coding sequence ATGTTTCGCCAACTGATCACCTGCACCGCTGCTGCGGCCACCGCCGCTTTGAGCTTTACCGCCGCTGCACAAGCCACCGACTACCCCAACAAGCCCATACGCATGATCGTGCCCTTCCCTCCAGGCGGAGGCACCGACATCCTCTCGCGCGTGATCGCCAACAAGCTCACGGAAGTCAGCCACTGGACCGTGGTGCCCGACAACCGCGCCGGCGCGGGCGGCACCATAGGCATCACCGAAGCCGTCAAAGCCGCCCCCACGGGCTATGACATGGTGATGGGCCAAAAAGACAATGTGGTGCTCGGCCCCTATCTGTACAAAAGCCTGCCCTGGAACCCGCTCAAGGATCTGACGCCTGTGGCCCATGTAGCCTACACGCCCATCGTGATCGCCACGGCCGCCAACTCGCCCTACAAGACACTGGCCGACGTGATTGCTGCGGCCAAGCAGCATCCGGCCAAGGTCACCTACGGCTCACCGGGCAATGGCACCAGCATCCACCTGGCCGGTGTGATGCTGGAAAAAGCCGCAGGCATTCAGCTGACCCATGTGCCCTACAAGGGCTCCAACCCCGCCATGATGGACGCACTGGCCGGCAATGTGGAACTGCTGGTGTCTTCCGTGCCCTCGGCCATAGGCCAGATCAAATCGGGCAAGCTGCGCGCCATTGCCGTGACTTCGGCCACCCGCTCCACCTCGCTGCCCGATACGCCCACGTTGGCCGAATCCGGCCTCAAGGGCTTTAACGTCAGCACCTGGTACGGCATCTTCATGCCCAAGAACACACCGGCTGCCGTGGTGACCAAGGTGAACGCCGAAGTCAACAAGCTGCTGGCCATGCCCGAAGTCAAGGAAGCCATCCAGACCCAGGGGGCCGAACCCCAGGCCATGACGGTGCAAGCTTTTGACAAGTTCTTCCAGGCAGACTTCAAGGCCAACAAGGCGATTGTCGAGGCCTCGGGCGCAACGATTCAATGA